In Rhodanobacter humi, the following are encoded in one genomic region:
- the flhA gene encoding flagellar biosynthesis protein FlhA → MTGTQVLGNFKQLARRGVGAPVMMLVMLAMMMLPLPPFLLDMLFSFNIALSLVILLAVVYVMRPLEFAAFPTVVLMATLLRLALNIASTRVVLLHGHDGPGAAGKVIEAFGEFVIGGNFAVGLVVFAIITIINFVVVTKGATRVSEVTARFTLDAMPGKQMAIDADLNAGLLTQEQARERRQEVREEADFYGSMDGASKFVRGDATAGILILIINIVGGFFVGVMQHGLSAGEAAKTYTLLTIGDGLVAQVPALMLSVATAIIVTRVSRAQDMGRQLAGQVFGQPRALAVAAVVLGVMGLIPGMPNLAFLLLGGVCGGAAWLLFKRQRETREQLAADTAATPAPAAPAERVELGWEDVTTVDPLGLEVGYRLIPLVDQHQGGELMGRIKSVRRKLSQELGFLIPAVHIRDNLDLGPNTYRIMLMGVPMGEAEVHTERLLAINPGQVHGTVPGIATQDPAFGLEAVWIEPGQRELAQGYGYTVVDPATVIATHLSHILQGHAHELLSHQDVQQLLDRLAQGAPKLVEDLVPKRLTLGVVVKVLQNLLAERVPIRNMRGIVESLAEHAAQSQDPGVLTSAVRVALGRQIVQEIAGLGTEVPVITLAPELEQILLGSMSGGVAGAAVEPGLADRLQQSVAEAARRQEMSGEPAVLLVAPLLRPWLARFTRHVAQNLHVLAYNEVPDNRRVRLVQALGR, encoded by the coding sequence ATGACGGGCACGCAGGTACTGGGCAATTTCAAGCAGCTGGCGCGACGGGGCGTCGGCGCGCCGGTGATGATGCTGGTGATGCTGGCGATGATGATGTTGCCGCTGCCGCCGTTCCTGCTCGACATGCTGTTCAGCTTCAACATCGCGTTGTCGCTGGTGATCCTGCTGGCGGTGGTCTACGTGATGCGCCCGCTGGAATTCGCCGCGTTTCCCACCGTGGTGCTGATGGCCACGTTGCTGCGCCTCGCGCTGAACATCGCCTCCACCCGCGTGGTGCTGCTGCACGGCCACGACGGCCCCGGCGCCGCCGGCAAGGTGATCGAGGCGTTCGGCGAGTTCGTGATCGGCGGCAACTTCGCGGTGGGCCTGGTGGTGTTCGCGATCATCACCATCATCAACTTCGTGGTGGTCACCAAGGGCGCCACCCGCGTGTCCGAGGTCACCGCGCGCTTCACCCTGGACGCGATGCCCGGCAAGCAGATGGCGATCGACGCCGACCTCAACGCCGGCCTGCTGACCCAGGAACAGGCCCGGGAACGGCGCCAGGAAGTGCGCGAGGAGGCGGACTTCTACGGCTCGATGGACGGCGCCTCGAAGTTCGTGCGCGGCGACGCCACCGCGGGCATCCTGATCCTCATCATCAACATCGTCGGCGGCTTCTTCGTCGGCGTGATGCAGCACGGCCTGTCGGCCGGCGAGGCGGCCAAGACCTATACCTTGCTGACCATCGGCGATGGCCTGGTCGCGCAGGTGCCGGCGCTGATGCTGTCGGTGGCCACCGCGATCATCGTCACCCGCGTCTCGCGCGCGCAGGACATGGGCCGCCAGCTCGCCGGCCAGGTGTTCGGCCAGCCGCGCGCGCTGGCGGTGGCGGCGGTGGTGCTGGGGGTGATGGGGCTGATCCCCGGCATGCCGAACCTCGCCTTCCTGCTGCTGGGTGGCGTGTGCGGCGGCGCGGCGTGGCTGCTGTTCAAGCGCCAGCGCGAGACGCGCGAGCAGCTCGCCGCCGACACCGCGGCGACGCCGGCGCCAGCAGCGCCGGCCGAGCGCGTGGAACTGGGCTGGGAGGACGTCACCACGGTCGACCCGCTGGGCCTGGAAGTGGGCTACCGGCTGATCCCGCTGGTGGACCAGCACCAGGGCGGCGAGCTGATGGGGCGGATCAAGTCGGTGCGCCGCAAGCTGTCGCAGGAGCTGGGCTTCCTGATCCCCGCGGTGCACATCCGCGACAACCTCGACCTCGGCCCCAACACCTACCGCATCATGCTGATGGGCGTGCCGATGGGCGAGGCCGAGGTGCACACCGAGCGCCTGCTCGCGATCAACCCCGGCCAGGTGCACGGCACGGTGCCGGGCATCGCCACCCAGGACCCGGCCTTCGGCCTGGAAGCGGTGTGGATCGAGCCGGGCCAGCGCGAGCTGGCGCAGGGCTACGGTTACACCGTGGTCGACCCGGCCACGGTGATCGCCACCCATCTCTCGCACATCCTGCAAGGCCACGCGCACGAACTGCTCAGCCACCAGGACGTGCAGCAACTGCTCGACCGCCTCGCGCAGGGCGCGCCGAAGCTGGTCGAGGACCTGGTGCCCAAGCGCCTCACCCTGGGCGTGGTGGTGAAGGTGCTGCAGAACCTGCTGGCCGAGCGTGTGCCGATCCGCAACATGCGCGGCATCGTCGAATCCTTGGCGGAGCACGCGGCGCAGAGTCAGGATCCCGGCGTCCTCACCTCCGCCGTGCGCGTGGCGCTGGGCCGGCAGATCGTGCAGGAGATTGCCGGGCTGGGCACCGAGGTCCCCGTCATCACGCTGGCGCCGGAGCTGGAGCAGATCCTGCTCGGCTCGATGTCCGGCGGCGTGGCGGGCGCCGCGGTGGAACCGGGCCTCGCCGACCGCCTGCAGCAGAGCGTGGCCGAGGCCGCGCGCCGCCAGGAAATGAGCGGCGAACCCGCGGTGCTGCTGGTCGCGCCGCTGCTGCGGCCGTGGCTCGCGCGCTTCACCCGGCACGTGGCACAAAACCTGCACGTGCTCGCCTACAACGAGGTGCCCGACAACCGTCGGGTGCGACTGGTGCAGGCCTTGGGGCGTTGA